Sequence from the Marinilabiliales bacterium genome:
GAACAATAAAAATAAAAAGCCGGTTGTAGCGGTGCTGGGGACGGGACTGATTGGGTGCTCAATGGCTGACGGACTGAGGGGCTGGGCCGGGGAGATAATCGGCGCGGACAACAATACGGCCCACCTTGATGAGGCGCTCGGCCGCGGATTGATTGATCGCAGCATGGCGGCCGGAGAGGCCGTGAAGGCTGCCGGACTGGTGATCATTGCCATGCCCGTGGATGCAACGGTAAGGGTGCTGCCGGGAGTTCTCGACAATGCCGGCGATGCTGTGGTGATAGATGCCGGATCGGTAAAGGGCGCCGTGTGCCGTTCGGTTGAGAGACATCCTAACAGGGACCGGTTCGTGGCTGCCCACCCGATGGCCGGCCTTGCCGTTTCGGGTCCCGGAGCCTCTGATGCCATGATATTCAGGAACAGGAAAGTGGTAATATGCGAGCGTGAGCGGTCCTCTGAAAAAGCGCTCGAAACCTGCATGGAGGTGTTCGGACGGCTGAA
This genomic interval carries:
- a CDS encoding prephenate dehydrogenase/arogenate dehydrogenase family protein yields the protein MEENNKNKKPVVAVLGTGLIGCSMADGLRGWAGEIIGADNNTAHLDEALGRGLIDRSMAAGEAVKAAGLVIIAMPVDATVRVLPGVLDNAGDAVVIDAGSVKGAVCRSVERHPNRDRFVAAHPMAGLAVSGPGASDAMIFRNRKVVICERERSSEKALETCMEVFGRLKMEPVFMDPLFHDQCVARVSHLPQVVAYCLSAITAEDSSLRDSMLKIASSGFESATRLSSSPAGMWLPIFRQNAENLNGSIDELIRYLSTVQQMIGAGEWDALGAFVEEANDARKRYMSAYKNR